A section of the Deinococcus planocerae genome encodes:
- a CDS encoding acyltransferase family protein, with product MRYPALESLRGLAALIVVLHHHLLVFPALYPYRVEASGAAGWLTRSPLHLLWAGSEAVVFFFVLSGFVLSLSSWRGEPLDMEAFVVRRLRRIWVPLMVAVTLAWGCAALLGHAPVPGTSEWFAAIWRQAGAEAYVQHALALGNLDTVNHAFIPVVWSLKYELWLSLLLPLVLLAVRQRPGYVLGGGVLLLALSHITPGSDTTLSLMRFLPMFALGALLARHREALGAWVAALPRGARPGLLLLALLVIPVQWYGGPFPAAWRRVLDDLGTLGGAALLMLLALGWSSLRVRLERPALAWLGRVSFSLYLYHALVLAVVVRLGAGLLPLPALLALSVLLALPVADLAHRWVEVPAMGRGRRRDREVHPVPSQP from the coding sequence ATGCGCTATCCCGCCCTGGAGAGCCTGCGCGGCCTGGCTGCCCTGATCGTGGTTTTGCACCATCACCTGCTGGTCTTTCCTGCCCTCTACCCCTACCGGGTGGAGGCGTCCGGCGCGGCGGGGTGGTTGACCCGTTCGCCCCTGCATCTGCTCTGGGCCGGTTCGGAGGCGGTGGTGTTCTTCTTCGTGCTCAGCGGCTTCGTCCTGAGCCTCTCGTCGTGGCGGGGCGAGCCGCTGGACATGGAGGCCTTTGTGGTCCGGCGCCTGCGGCGCATCTGGGTGCCGCTGATGGTGGCGGTCACCCTGGCGTGGGGGTGTGCGGCCCTCCTCGGCCACGCGCCTGTTCCGGGGACGAGCGAGTGGTTCGCGGCCATCTGGCGGCAGGCGGGTGCCGAGGCCTACGTGCAACACGCCCTGGCGCTGGGCAATCTCGACACGGTGAACCACGCGTTCATCCCGGTGGTGTGGAGCCTCAAGTACGAGCTTTGGCTCTCCCTGCTGCTCCCGCTCGTCCTGCTTGCCGTTCGGCAGCGGCCCGGTTACGTGCTGGGTGGGGGTGTCCTCCTGCTCGCGCTCTCCCACATCACCCCTGGCTCCGATACCACGCTGTCCCTGATGCGCTTTCTGCCGATGTTCGCGCTGGGCGCGCTGTTGGCCCGGCACCGGGAGGCGCTGGGCGCGTGGGTGGCGGCGCTGCCCCGGGGGGCCCGCCCCGGGCTGCTGCTGCTCGCGCTCCTCGTGATCCCGGTGCAGTGGTACGGCGGCCCGTTTCCTGCGGCATGGAGGCGGGTGCTCGACGACCTCGGCACCCTGGGCGGCGCGGCCCTGTTGATGCTGCTGGCGCTGGGCTGGTCCTCCCTACGGGTCCGGCTGGAGCGCCCGGCGCTCGCGTGGTTGGGGCGGGTCAGCTTCAGCCTGTACCTGTACCACGCGCTGGTGCTCGCCGTCGTCGTGCGGTTGGGGGCCGGGCTGCTCCCACTTCCGGCTCTGCTCGCCCTGTCGGTCCTGCTGGCCCTGCCGGTCGCGGATCTGGCCCACCGCTGGGTCGAGGTGCCCGCGATGGGTCGGGGGAGGCGGCGCGACCGTGAGGTTCACCCTGTACCCTCCCAACCGTGA
- a CDS encoding 23S rRNA (pseudouridine(1915)-N(3))-methyltransferase RlmH, translated as MRLHLITVGEPRLAYARAGWDEYERRLRRYHKLTVTRVTGKTPAQESEAASRAAGRAPLVLLDPRGRQYTSAGLSAYLDAQAVGGTGELAFAIGGPEGHTDELRASAHALWSLSQLTLPHDLAMVVMAEALYRAATISAGEPYHRG; from the coding sequence CCGTCGGCGAGCCCCGCCTCGCCTACGCCCGCGCCGGGTGGGACGAGTACGAGCGGCGGCTGCGGCGCTACCACAAGCTGACGGTCACCCGCGTGACGGGCAAGACCCCGGCGCAGGAATCCGAGGCCGCCTCGCGGGCGGCGGGCCGGGCCCCCCTGGTCCTCCTCGACCCGCGCGGGCGCCAGTACACCAGCGCGGGCCTGAGCGCGTACCTCGACGCCCAGGCCGTGGGCGGCACCGGCGAACTCGCCTTCGCCATCGGCGGCCCGGAGGGACATACGGACGAGTTGCGCGCCTCGGCCCACGCCCTCTGGAGCCTCTCGCAACTGACCCTGCCGCACGACCTGGCGATGGTGGTGATGGCCGAGGCCCTCTACCGGGCGGCGACGATCAGCGCGGGGGAGCCGTACCACCGGGGGTAG